The sequence aattttcaaaattgtcctagagcagtCTAAAAATGTctcaaacttctctgaatagTAGACGATCCACTCATAGTACTAGGTTTTCTATTtagatttaaagttttaccactacacttctagaaagttagatgtttttcattgaggaaattaccggttttctctgttgaatttgattaccTTCGGTATATTTTATTGTGGTCAAATATTTGTCACTGTAATCCACAGATCAGTAcataccatgaaaaagtagGCAAAATAGTATCATGTAAACGTTTTTTTGACAAGAATGAATGATACTGAACAGAAATACAAAAGAGTAATTCGAAGTCCATTTTCGAGCTAAAACTAGTTAATGTTCCTCATAtttaaaataagcataaaacacttatccgatgatattcggtaatatttcagtatagagaggacgcatttatgtctatattttagggtcccgaagaaaaatcttgcgcaaatttgcgccattttgaaagcggatgtttttagtttggtactgtatttaagtcatttatgacctatatcatacattcaacatccctatgaaaagaggaagagtcatAAAGCAATTTCCATGACACCATCGTTTAGCTCTATGTTTCCCCTTGCAAACACATAGAGTTGCACTGATTTCGGTAAAAGCGATGACGAGaacgaattaattgaaattatcaatgtttttcagggttttaaagggtaaagcacatgggtcaaaaagtgaaaataaagaaaactgATATTCCAGCTAAATAATCATCACAGTATCATAAAATAAGGTGAAATACAGCAGTTtgagagataaaataatttattccggccagaTTGCGAAAATACCGCGGCTATGtgcgccgcggcttaacattgggcgctTACACAACGGAAGACTAGCCCAAGTATAAGCACAGCAattggaagtggcactccctccctacggaagagcagctaggcgcagcttctcctgaagatgactggagagatattcgatccgccattggtagcaccgaagccgctgcacttggcacggtgcccccggatcagagaaacgactggtatgacggcgaatgtgagcagttagtagaagagaagaagaatgcagcatgggcgagattgctgcaacaccgcacgagggcgaacaggcacgatataaacaggcgcggaatagacaaaactcgattttccggaggaaaaagcgtcaacaggaagatcgagaccgtgaagagacggagcaactgtaacgcgctaataacacacgaaagttctatgagaagttaaaccgttcacgtaagggtcacgtgccacagcctgatatgtgcaaggacataaacgggaaccttcatacgaacgagcgtgaggtgatccaaaggtggcagcagcactacgaagaagaACAGCTGAAtgacgatgtggcagacgaagatggcggtatggtggtggaactgggagaacgcgcgcagaacataattttaccggctccggatatccaggaaatccaggaggagattggccggctgaagaacaacaaagcccttggggggttgaccaactaccaggagagctatttaaacacggtggtggtgaggcactggctggaaggcgctgcactgggtcaagAAGGtcccaagatttgggaggaggaattttgccgcaggagtggatggaaggtgtcgtgtcccatctacaaaaagggtgataagctagattgtagcaactaccgcgcaatcacattgctgaacgccgccatacaaggtactctcccaaattttatgccgtcgactagcaccaactgctaggggagttcgtgggggcagtaccaggcgggttttatgggcgaacgctccaccacggaccaggtgttcgccattcgccagaaAATACTGctgaaatgccgcgaatacaacgtgcacccacacatcatctattcatcgacttcaaagccgcatatgatacaatcgatcagggaccagctatggcagctaatgcgcgaacacggttttccggataaactgacacgcttgatcaaagcgacaatggatcgagtgatgtgcttagttcgagtttcaggggcattctcaggtcccttcgaaacccgtagagggttacggtgatggtctttcgtgtctgcttttcaacatcgatttggaaggggtaatacgaagagcagggattaacacgagtggtacaattttcaataagtccgtccagctatttggcttcgccgacaacatagatattatggcacgtaactttgagaagatggagaagcctcacatcagactgaagagaggaagctaagcggatcggactagtcatcaacacgtcgaagacaaagtacatgataggaagaggttcaagacgacaatgtgagccacccaccgcgattttgcatcggtggtgacgaaatcgaggtggtagaagaatttgtgtacttgggctcactggtgactgccgaaaatgacaccagcagagaaattcggaggcgcatagtggctggaaatcgtacgtactttggactccgaaagacgctccgatcgaatagagttcaccgccgtaccaaactgacaatctacaaaacgctcatcagaccggtagtcctctacggacacgagaccgggacgatgctcgtgagggaccaacgcgcacttggagcttgcgaaagaaagtgctgcgtgccatctatgatggggtgcagatggcggacggtacgtagagGCGAATGAAGcacaagttgcatcagctgttaggagaaccatccaccgttcacaccgcgaaaatcggacgactgcggtgggccgggcacgtagccagaatgtcggacagtaacccggtgaaaatggttctcgacaacgatccgacgggcacaagaaggcgaggtgcgcagcgggcaaggtggatcgatcaggtggaagatgacttacggaccctccgtagactgcgtggttggcgacgtgtagccatggaccgagccgaatggagaagactcttatataccgcacaggccgcttcggccttagtctgaataaataaataatagcaACGCACAATTTGTTTTTACTtctctttttacttctcatttgcccCAATGCAATGGTGTGACatcagcttaaaattgtctagGGGCCATACACTTATTACGTGAGCATTTCTTTCTGGGGTTTTAGACTCCCCCATCCCTCATGTAAGGTTTATTTCATacttaaatgtttttttttatttacatggtgcgtaagaaaacgacagaaGCCACCCTCCTCCCCCATAAGTGTACGCCCCCTAGCACCATTTGTTCTTGTCTTACGcataattttgttaaggaaatccCACGTGATCATAAGCGCTTACAGGCTCCTGCgctctgagattttgaaaatattgataatgAAAGTAGGATAGactatcaagtcatgttatGCTTAGTCGCAATGGATAATTTAGGGAGAGGATTTTATCTTATCCCTTACttctaattttccaaacttACTCTATAAAAATATCATAAGTTTTTCACATGAATCGTAATATCAAGTAACAACTtgcgcctctacagctttactttgtttaggaacgaaacaaaacctattccatatgttttcaatttccaacaataaaaaaatcgttagCACTGCGGAGAGGCGGCTGGAATCGGTAATTAAATACTTGTGGAAATGCTCATAGAAAGAGAACTCTACAGTGCATTGGCGGCGCcagccattgatatttgatgtggcaccacttggtgcaagcacgttgtcttaGAGTACtatagcgtgcttgcgacgattggtgccccacctctcacTCCCATAGTTGTACTTTAGCCGTGATGCCGAGAAGATGAACCATCtattcaatgaaaaatcacAATATGTAGCCTGCTAGACCATTTCATTAACTTCTAACATTTATGACCGTctttttggaattggtcccactgtgcaCCGCCCCGGGCGAGTGTCTGCTGGATATCACAAGAAAGGTATGAAGGTCTTAGGGGCTCAAGGCTGCTGTGTGCTAACCGGCACAAACAAGGGAGCCAAAGGGTTCAAAagtcaatacaaaattttcaaaagacttatctgcttttgtgaacaaagattcaaacgtcgtttTGTTGAATCTGAGAGCACTCAGTCCcgcgcaaaccaacaccatcaatacataagtgaaggcttcggctacctgttggtggtgttggtttgcgtgggagtgcatTCAGATTCGATaaatcgatgtttgaatcttcgttttgaaaatttggtattgaagtgTAGTTTTGGGAGGAATACGTTCAGTAGGGGGCTGGGGGTAATATGGACACCCTAAGGAATCACGTCATTTTCACATGGAAAACGTTGTTATATTGCGGACCTAAACCACCTACGTGAATCTTAAACTGAAGCACTACTATGGCTTGAAGTCAGTTTAgtggagaacaatcagattttgtaatttttatgaCAATGAAAATCAGGATGAAAAAATCCCGGTTAAAAGGTATGCTGGTGAAATGGACTAGCGTGTGGGTAAAACGGACATGTTAAGAAATTAAGCTCACAACAATTTATTATAAGCTTACAACGaatcaaaactatccgtcatcaacaatgctcGGTAcagacgaccgccgcggtacgacttagagcgactgaagcaacctgatgtcgccactgcatacgcgtagcatctcgaggcagcgttgccggaagagggtgagctcgataggGCTccgtcttgaggactgctggaatacagtcaaagcagccagccgcctacaaagtaatatcccagatcatctttcgtcgtctgtcaccattagtgaattgggagttcgtgggaagttatcaagccggcttctcgacaacggaccagatctttactgtagggcaaatccttcaaaaatgccgtgcaTACTAGGTCCCAACGCaacatctgttcattgatttcaaggcggcatacgacagtatagccagcttaccagactgatcaaagcaacggtggatggtatacaaaactgtgtgaagatttcaggAGAGCACTCCAGTTCGTCAGAATAGCACCGGGGACTaaaacaaggtgatggactttcgtgtctgttgttcaacattgcgctagaaagtgtcatgcggagaagtaacagccggggtacgattttcaagagGTCCAGTcagtttatttgtttcgcgaatGACATGGACATTATCGGCCggacatttgcaaaggtggctgagctgtacacccgcctgaaacgtgaagcaacaaaagttgactggtggtgaatgcgtcaaagacaaagtacatgcttgtaggcggaaccgagcgcggcagggcccgcctgggaagcagtattacgatagacggggataccttctaggtggtcgaggaatttgcCTACATTAGATCCTTGCTAATGGCTGATAACAtagttagtcgtgaaatacgaaggcgcagcATCTGTGGagagaagaaactgcggtcaaaaaagattcaccaccgcactaAATGTGTCATGATAAGACAGGTAATCCTGTACGGACAtggaacatggacaatgctcgaggaggacttgcaaacacttggagtattcgagagacgggccATCTCtgacggtgtgcaagaagacggtgtgtggcggcgaagtaTGGATCACGAGCTCGCCTAGTTCTACGGCGAAcctagtatccagaaggtagctaaagccggaagggtacgatgggcagggtatgcaacagcaaccctgcaaagatggcttcctatccggcaggtacgagaccacgtggagcgcagcaagcgaggtgggcagaccaagtgcaaaacgacttggcgagcgtgggtcgcattcgaggatggagagatgcgggcTCGAACCGTGtactgtggcgtcaaattgttgattcagtgttatctgtttagttgtaaactaaataaatgaaatgaaatgaaaaaaaaacttttgatagaaagcccggagatccatagtgttatataccgattgactcagcacgacgaactgagatgatgtctgcatgtttgtatgtgtacaaaatttgaagacAATACTCGATTCGTCGGGGAATGTGGtctcattgtttgctattgataAGCTATTGGCCCGACTgaacattgcatttcggaattattgaaaaatcatagtTTTTTTCCCAAAAGCTTCTCCttataaaatcgatttttttttcaatggtggTGGCAATGAATATTATTAATTTAGTAACATAGGTCAGTTGTCGCAGGGTTAAAACCTTTTTAGTACTAATATAATAATGGGATTGATATGCGATCATTTCCAAGATGGGACAAACTGGCTTAACGTTTGTTATATCTCAGATTCAAGTTTTCCCATACTGAATGACTCGTGGGCTTGTAGACTGATTTCGATCACATTTACTTTATGATTTAGGTTTCCTCGGTCGTTTTGTGAAACGGACAATAAATGTAAAATTGTGGCTTTCGTACTAATTGAGATACGTATCATTCCATTTGGTTAGAGATGCATGAAAATATTGTGAACCACAAGTAAATACTCATTAGGCTACATCAATATGATGCATGTGATTGATTATTTGCAACGAAGCAAACATGTTTACTCTAGGTTGGTCATGCAATTTGTATACACCTTCTAGAAACGATCCATGGGGTCATTCGTTCTCCATTGATCAATTTGGATTGTACGTAGCAGAAGTGATCCAGTATGTTAATATTTGcaaattatttattgtttctTACCTTACTAAGGTATTTAACTGAGGTAACTGGAGCTTTAATATTTTTGTGCTGGATTTATGTTTATCAATCCATTTCAAACAGGCAAAGTTTGTATTCGAAttgaatgatgattttgaccTGTGTTCTGCGGATGTGCCTATGGTTGCAATTAATTTCTCCCTAATCGAGTTTATACCCATAGAGGGTACCAGCATGCGTATCGCCGGAAAGGTGGGTTTCATCGAAGATTTTGCTCCACCGTTACAGGTAAACTGATTATAACATTGCCCATATAAAGATTAAATGCTCAATCAAGTGATTGGTTCACTGCAGCTTAATTTTCGATCGATGCGTCTGGAGCGAGGAACTTGGATACCGGGCGAAATAAGTCGTACCGAAACGAATCTGTGCCTCAAATTGATGTCTCCGATGGAACCTTGGTTCGCTGTGACCCGCCACTTCCGCCAGAAGCGGTGCCCTTACAAGGCTGGAGTATGGTAGCCGTAGATGTCAGTTTCGTATCAACTATTGTATTTGATTTCGTTGCAGCACTTCGAAACCCTTTCGAGCATTCAAGTCGGTAGTTTTGGGATAGATTTACCGTCATCGTTCGCGGGTGACTGGAAATTCTTTA comes from Armigeres subalbatus isolate Guangzhou_Male chromosome 2, GZ_Asu_2, whole genome shotgun sequence and encodes:
- the LOC134217036 gene encoding uncharacterized protein LOC134217036: MLIFANYLLFLTLLRYLTEAKFVFELNDDFDLCSADVPMVAINFSLIEFIPIEGTSMRIAGKVGFIEDFAPPLQLNFRSMRLERGTWIPGEISRTETNLCLKLMSPMEPWFAVTRHFRQKRCPYKAGHFETLSSIQVGSFGIDLPSSFAGDWKFFIEIERKSKGNVQKQCTTLTASVVEV